Below is a genomic region from Octopus bimaculoides isolate UCB-OBI-ISO-001 chromosome 29, ASM119413v2, whole genome shotgun sequence.
catacatacattacaagtgttctatgaagagaacataagattgctgcataattcaacatgaatgtgaaatgacTTTAAACATcgtataaggtaaatgaaggtttctgtaggaatGCTAAGTGATATTCATTTAGTGAGTTTACATGCCACAAAACCATATCTGTTCATGGGGAAATATCTTACTTTGAAACAGGtgaatgttggcaacaggaaaggcatctggacAGCGAAAATTCACGTCAATAAATATCATCTAACCAATGAGAGAATGGCAAATGTGGACATGGAGAACAATGATGACAGATGACTGGTATGGTTTGTCTCTCATACGAATGTCTAAGGAAGTAGTTAAGCTGCTTCTATAAGCAAATGAATTGCCACAtgttacaatgatatggcttttctcctgtgtgaaaaCGTCAGAGACTAGATAAAGTGCTGTTTTTgggaaatgatttaccacaggtattacAGTGATATGACTTCTCTTGTATGAATGCGTCTGTGTCTAGTCAGGTGactattttgagaaaatgatttaccacagatatcacaatgatatggcttctctcctgtatgaatacgtttgtgagcagTTACATGATTACTtccagagaaggatttaccacaaatatcacactgatatggcttctcttcaGTATGAACACGCTTGTGCTTAGTTAAGTTACcagtttcagagaatgatttaccacagatatcacactgatatggcttgtctcctgtatgaatgcgtttgtggtTAGTCAAGTTactattttgagaaaatgatttaccacagatatcgcaatgatatggcttctctcctgtatgaatacgtttgtgaatagttaCATGACTATTTccagagaatgattcaccacaaatatcacagcaatatggctttTTTCCTGTATGAACATGCTTGTGCCTAGTTAAGTAACCATTtccagagaaggatttaccacagatatcacaaagatatggcttctctcctgtatgaatatgtttgtgaagaGTCAAGTTactattttgagaaaatgatttaccacagatatcgcaaggATAAGGCTTTTCTCCc
It encodes:
- the LOC106879015 gene encoding zinc finger protein 239, whose amino-acid sequence is MNYIGVKMNIKKESEEIDFPDEEKNEKSKISYDCDTCGKLFSQKADLVIHQGIHTGEKPYCCDICDKPLSDRTALTRHRQIHLKGKYLHCDVCGKSFSDTHHLTSHKRIHTGEKPYRCDICGKSFIKNSYLTTHIRIHTGEKPYPCDICGKSFSQNSNLTLHKHIHTGEKPYLCDICGKSFSGNGYLTRHKHVHTGKKPYCCDICGESFSGNSHVTIHKRIHTGEKPYHCDICGKSFSQNSNLTNHKRIHTGDKPYQCDICGKSFSETGNLTKHKRVHTEEKPYQCDICGKSFSGSNHVTAHKRIHTGEKPYHCDICGKSFSQNSHLTRHRRIHTREVISL